One window of the Lytechinus pictus isolate F3 Inbred chromosome 5, Lp3.0, whole genome shotgun sequence genome contains the following:
- the LOC129261297 gene encoding uncharacterized protein LOC129261297 yields MVMMKKCCCFANTVSGSIASGVFSANYSAIHFVWTGFQWYQISQTNGAEFSRYGAYAADIIDVIALICLAITSVLLIYGVAEDMWMYLIPYVATIPVLLVLQIITWIVRISVTAFYADAMIFGFIVWIFLLPVHITCILCVVSLLQEFRTETGKEDIEHDIMY; encoded by the exons atggtgatgatgaagaaatgTTGTTGTTTCGCCAACACGGTTAGCGGCTCAATAGCTAGCGGAGTGTTCTCTGCG AACTACAGCGCCATCCACTTTGTTTGGACCGGATTTCAGTGGTATCAGATTTCACAAACAAACG GAGCTGAATTTTCTCGTTACGGTGCCTATGCCGCTGACATCATTGACGTCATTGCTCTCATCTGTCTCGCTATCACATCTGTCCTTCTCATCTACGGAGTCGCAGAG GACATGTGGATGTATCTCATCCCATATGTTGCGACCATCCCAGTCCTGCTCGTGCTCCAGATCATTACTTGGATCGTCCGTATAAGCGTCACG GCTTTTTATGCAGATGCTATGATATTTGGTTTCATTGTCTGGATCTTCCTCCTACCAGTTCAT ATTACCTGCATATTGTGTGTAGTCTCACTACTCCAGGAGTTTCGCACAGAGACCGGAAAGGAAGACATTGAACATGACATCATGTactga